Part of the Bacillus clarus genome, TCAAGAGAATAAGTGTGTAATTGTTGTTACGCATTCACAAGAAGTTGCAAAAAAATCGGATCGAGCAGTTTATTTAAGCAAAAAGAAGTTAGTAGTAAACGATATTAATAATACCTAATAAACAAACTCCCCTATCAGTAGGGGAGTTTGTTTATTAGGTAGATGTTAGAATACTAACAAAAAATTGGACACTGTATTCCACATTATGTATAGAATGCTTTATACCCAATGCTTCAAAAATTTATTTGACACTATACACTCCTATAGACCAGTGCCCCCTGTATTTCGTTTTTTTGATTTCTCTACCAGGGCTATGGCCTTATATTTTGCTTTTGGTTGCCATACCCCATCGTCATCAAGCTAACGGAAACGAGATACCCCAAAACCGAAAAAAATGAGCGTATCTCATTTATATATATCCAATTCAACTTACTTTACCCTGTGTACACAAAATTGCGACTTTTTGGACGGTGTTAAAGTTTATCTTTTACTTTTCTTAGCTTTTATTTCCTCCAAAATTAAAAATGATACAGCCAATGGGAATAGCTATTGATTGTATTAATCTAAGCTTTTTTATGTTGTTTGACTATTTTTTCACCTTCATTTTTATAAGCTTCGAAAAATAACCATAATATATAGTTCTGACGAGATAATTGGACATTATAATACGTGGTGACATAAAGAGAGAGATGAGCAAGAGATCCTTTTCAAAAACTATTTATAAGCATATTAGGTCTTTGTACTCGAGCTTAATTATATTAGTTTTAATGCAAAATGGAACAAACGAAACGTTTGCCTTGTCTATATATTGAATCAAGTAAAAAAAGCGAGGGAAAGTTATTATGTATATTCAAACCAGTTTGAGGTGTCAAGATGGAACATAAGGTTATTAAAAATTGTAATCATGATGAAATTGATTATATTATAAAAAAACATTGGCAAGATGTATGGAATTATTCATTTATTATTACGAAAGACACACATTTATCGGATGATATAACACAAGATGTATTTATAAAAGTATTTAAAAATTGGCATTCATTTCGAAATGAATCATCTGTTAAAACGTGGTTATTAAAAATTACAAGGAATACCGCACTAAATCATTTGAAATCTTCCTATTTTAAGAGGGTTTCTTTAGTAGGATTTTTTAGGGATGATAAGGAGTATCCTTCAGCAGAAGAAGAATTTTTTAACAAAGAGGACATAGATGGAATTTGGAATATTGTACTAAATCTACCGAAAAAACATCGTGAAATATTAATATTAGATGCTAAATATGAATTATCTTATGATGAAATAGCCGAAACATTAGGAGTGTCTATTGGAACTGTGAAATCTCGGCTACACCGAGCTCGTGTACGAGTTTCAAAAGTATTAGGGGAGGATAAAAATTATGAACAATGATAGAAAGCCTGGTTGGTATAAAGAATTAAAAAATGGACCAATGAAACAGCGTAAAGATGA contains:
- a CDS encoding RNA polymerase sigma factor, producing MEHKVIKNCNHDEIDYIIKKHWQDVWNYSFIITKDTHLSDDITQDVFIKVFKNWHSFRNESSVKTWLLKITRNTALNHLKSSYFKRVSLVGFFRDDKEYPSAEEEFFNKEDIDGIWNIVLNLPKKHREILILDAKYELSYDEIAETLGVSIGTVKSRLHRARVRVSKVLGEDKNYEQ